In a single window of the Cervus elaphus chromosome 1, mCerEla1.1, whole genome shotgun sequence genome:
- the MMP7 gene encoding matrilysin: MPCKREAAAMRLALLCAACLLPGSPALPLGPGPAGEGDPRWQLAQDYLKRFYASDSKIKNANSLEVRLKRMEGFFHLPITGILSPRIIEIMQKPRCGVPDVAEYSLFPNHPKWTSKVVTYRIMSYTSDLPHITVNQLVAKALKIWSKEIPLTFKRVRWGTADIMIGFARRAHGDSYPFDGPGATLAHAFAPGPGLGGDAHFDEDELWTDGNGIGVNFLYVATHELGHSLGLSHSSDPNAVMYPTYSKEDSKNFKLSQDDINGIQTLYGKRNYSRKK; the protein is encoded by the exons ATGCCCTGTAAGCGCGAGGCGGCAGCTATGCGGCTGGCGCTGCTCTGCGCCGCGTGCCTGCTGCCCGGCAGCCCGGCCCTGCCGCTCGGCCCGGGCCCGGCAGGCGAGGGCGACCCGCGCTGGCAGCTGGCTCAG GACTATCTCAAGAGATTTTATGCATCTGACTCAAAAATCAAGAATGCCAATAGTTTAGAAGTCAGACTCAAGCGGATGGAAGGATTCTTTCACCTGCCTATAACTGGAATATTAAGCCCCCGTATTATAGAGATCATGCAGAAGCCCAGATGTGGAGTACCAGATGTTGCAGAATATTCGCTATTCCCAAATCACCCAAAATGGACGTCCAAAGTAGTCACCTACAG GATCATGTCATATACTTCAGACTTACCACATATCACAGTGAATCAATTAGTGGCCAAGGCCCTCAAAATATGGAGCAAAGAGATCCCACTGACGTTTAAGAGAGTTAGATGGGGAACTGCTGATATCATGATTGGCTTTGCAAGAAGAG CTCACGGGGACTCGTATCCCTTTGATGGACCAGGAGCCACACTGGCTCATGCCTTTGCACCTGGGCCAGGCCTGGGAGGAGATGCTCACTTCGATGAGGATGAGCTCTGGACTGATGGCAATGGGATAG GAGTTAACTTCCTGTATGTTGCAACACATGAACTTGGCCATTCCTTAGGTCTGAGTCATTCGTCTGATCCTAATGCTGTGATGTATCCAACCTATAGCAAAGAAGATTCCAAGAACTTCAAACTTTCACAGGATGATATCAACGGAATTCAGACGTTATACG GAAAGAGaaattattcaagaaaaaaatag